TATGAAGGATTCAAAAACTGGAATATTACATAACATCAACCAGAACTTTGGCTGGAAAATTAACCATTACTAGCTTTAAAAATATCTACTTGGACTATAACGCCAGTAAGCCTTTAATCAGGTTGAACCCGGCTGAACGGCGAGGTTTAACTCCCCCCTTCTCAGGATTTCCTTGGAATGAAGGGAACATTTTGGTATCTTTTGTATGAAACTGGGGCCATTTGGTCAAAGTTTGGGGTCATCAAGCACTACTTTTAATTTCATCTGGAGCAAAGGCGGTCCTTATTCAGTGTCTGCTTCACACAAACTCGAGGGAAAGCTGGTGACCCAGTGTATTGCTTGCACAAGCCGACATGCTCTATGCATGCACGCATTCTTACGTCTGCGTAAGTGAcatctttaaaatattttgtcatGCGGTCTGTTACGTAGCTAAATCTTTAAGCTCCAGTTTTCCACCTTACTTGTGTAAACtatgagaaaaagaaaggcaTTTTAATCTAATCAGATGAGTTAAGACGTAAAAGTTAAGGGCCTCTTATTACACTGCATAGTTGTTTGCTGTACAATACATTTACAACTTATTgacaaaagcattaaaaaaaagaaagaactcaACCAGTTAATCTCATCTATAGAAGTGAAGAAAGTCCTGGATCATCAGCCTTCAGTGAAGCCCTTGAAATGTCACGAAATCTGCCCGTCACAGTTACCGAGAAGGTACGGCGCAGCAACATTACTCATCGGGAATGTTACGCTCCAACTCTGACGGCTCCCTCTGACAGCGatacgcaaaaaaaaaaaaaaattaaaaaaatagcaaGATGTGAGTAGTGAAATCGGTGTTACATACAGATGGCACATGGCTCTGGAGCGTCTGTGTCTGATTAAGTCGAGGCGCAGACCCCCAGGATGACAGCATCAAGCGCAGCGGCACCTGAACGCGCTGCAGAGGAGACGAGGGAAACACGACAACTGCATCTGTGGCGTGTAAGGCAGCTCGACAACTGCATGTGCCCTTTTTCTGCAAAACCACGAGTTTacaggagttaaaaaaaaaaaaaaaaaaaaaaatcaatgagtGAAAGTGAGATTAACAGGGCACATGATGgtctggaaataaaaaaacataaaggcTCACCGCATCAAACTAACCTAAAAGATAAACGTACACTTAGCAGCCACTTTATTAGTTATGCTTCCACGATCTAATGTGAAGCGATGCCATAAATTTTGCTTCTACAAAAGCAATGACGGAGTTTTTGCTTGAGATCTCCAGAGGTAAATGGAGTGACCTAAATATCTTAATTTTACCCAAATGTTAATGATCTGAAACCTCTCGAATGATCGCAAGCCAAATGCACCATTACTACTTGAATAAAAGCTGAATTTATGGGAAGACTGTTGTACTAGATGGAATAAAgattcaacaaaaacaaactggctGACAGGCGAGTGTAGATTTTAACCAGATTATCTAAAGGTTTTGCATCGACGCTGACTACAGTTACACACATTTCAAACTTTTCACAGCAAAATGTTTTGCATGAAATTGTGTACTTTTGTgtttgcacccccccccccccccccccccatcatccacccatggCCAAATCGCTTGAGGAAAATAAATTCACAGGAGGAATATTGTCttaattttgcattttaaaatgaagtcaaaatttgaaaaagaaaaaaaaaaaaaaaaaaaaaagttgacagaATTTCAACTTTGTCTCTTcttttcaaaatgcaaaaaaaaaaaaaaaaaaaagagagagagaatattctTCCTGTTTATATTTTCCCTGACATGGCCCTTACACAGGGCCCTGTGGATCTGACATCAACAAGAGCACTTtggtttgtttccttttttagcATCCCGGTGGAAGCTTTAGCTCTTCCTCTGTAACTGGAGTCATCGTCTCCAAGTGACAAACCACatagaaaacaatgaaatatggCTACATTTTATCATCAGCAATTGTACTTTGTTAGTATTGAATGAGGAAAATATTTAACACGTCCTATATCACCTCTTTGCAAAGATATCATCAAAAAGTGTACTGAGCTGAACTCAAATGTGCAAGAAATGTAACAGTAATCAGTTTTGTTCTCTGgcgatcaaaaaaaaaatccaaagtcACCCTCGGCGCAGTACTTACCATGGCCTAGATCCAATTTTATCTCTTGCACATCAAGTAGACCCCTGGTAAAGTAAAGATGCAAAGACTGATCCGCAGAAATGAAAGCGGTGCTAAATATAATGTGATTTATCGAGTGTccaaataaacaacagctgtgGCTTCCGaagacgggggaaaaaaaagaagaaggagaaagtgTTCATTCTTTCaagttttctttcttgtgtttgAATTTTCTGACGCTGGACGAGTTATTTATTCTCCTCGAAAAGCGATTTCAGTTGTACGCGACCACGCCGTCTCGACAAAAGCCTTAAAAAAGTGATGAGCGATGTGAGATATACAAAGACTTACGGATATATTGCAATTTGAAAGGATCATCTCCGTGAGTGAATGATGAGAAAAACCTCCATCAACAAAGccctccatttaaaaaaaaacaaaaagaaaaaatgtgcaAGACTTAAAGCTATGGCATCAGAAGATGTTAGTTTTTCTCCCTATGGATTACAGTTTAAGTGAGGCAAAAAAGGGGGAGGAGAAGCCTGGACGGAGCCAGCGTCTTCTGAGGTAGGGTGCAGTTAGTCTGCGCTGTTACTTCACTTTGTGAGCCCATTTCAGGTCGTCCGCTCGGGGCTTCTCGCCCGTCACTCCCTGGATGATgtcctccaggttcctccagaAACCCAGCTTCTCCAGAGGGTAGTTCAGCCAACCTGAAGGAGGAAAATTAAATTAGATCAACGTCTCGTCTGCTGGGCTCTCCTCCCAAAACAGGCTCTGCTTTGATCCGTTTATAGTTTCACTCTGCACCTTTGAACACAGAAGGCGTACGCACCTAAGAACATAAAGACGGACTTCACGGATTTATTTTAATATCCATGAGCACAATTTAGGCCGTTGAAAACATCAAAAGGTGGAACAGATAACAGTGGCAGACTCCACGGTCTAATAAGAGGCAAGACTGACAACAACGCACATTCAGCACAGCAACACATTCCCACCCATACTGATATTTAAAGGAGAACTTGTTCAATTTGTTCCCTTTAAGACAAACTCTAGTGTgattgctgtgtgtgttctgtgcatTGGTGGGACTGGGGTTCAAACCTcattatgaataaaaataacggACCGAGATTGTTTCCAAAAGCAATggtcaagttaaaaaaaacagatctggTGTAGTTTGATCAATCTGTGATGCTTTCAAACTTTAAAGATCTTTAAACCCAACAAATATGGGATGTGTTCTCAATTTTTAAtcggggaaaaaaacaaaacttgtatAAAGATCTCAACTGGGAAAAAATTCCACCAGAGAAGCACCAAGTGGATTGCATGACGGTACAACTCAGAAAACAGCTTTGTAACACAAGTTATCAAAGTACTGCTGCAGAAAATAAGTCACAGCAGCTTTCCAGCAAAGACATGGGTCATGCAGTCCCTGCTTTACACTACGTCACCCGAGTGGAACATCTTCAACCCGTGCAGAAAGTTTTAATATGTGCAAGAATACCTTAAAAGCCGGCAGGAAATCAAGAGGAAGATGTAACACCTCTAGTTTATGTCTTTGAGCCTAAATCAAACTCCTGCTAACCGGACTGGAGAAAAGGTTTCCTGCTCTAGACATGCGAGATGCACTATAATTTTGAACATAGCCTCAGAGAAAtgctggaaaaacacaaacacctgttaagattttttttttcttccatttattcTATTCCTTTAGATCCGGACTACTCAAGGCCCGCATCCTGCATGTGTTCAGTCTCTACttgctgcagcacacctgaatgCAATAAAAGCTCtttactgggttttttttttttttttaaacacgcTTGGTGAGGACGTCAACATCAGATTGAATTTGTGCTGAAGCAGGACGACGTCTAAAGCGTGCAGGACGTCAGCCCTCGAGGCCCAGAGCCGGGTTACCCTGCTTTAGATATTTACACACCTGCAAGTGAGTCTGTTGATTTTCAGACACAACTCTGTATTTAGACTTAAACGCAAAAGCCACTTGTGTAATCCCTCCCCCACTCCCTCAGCGACGACAGTTGTACCTGTAGTGATGCAGAAGTACGTCTCATGAGGGGAGACGTGATGGATGCGGTGGTGCTTGCGAGGGAGGATGATGTGGCAGTCCTGCAGGAACACGACCCAGCGGGGCAGGCCGAAGTACGTGTGCGACCACTTGTGAATCTGGTTGGTGAGCGTCACGAAGATGCCCAGTGCAAACAGGTAGCAGTACAAGGGGTAGATATGGTAAATCTCCGCTGCGGACAGAAAGACGGTGTCGTTTGGTTTTGAAGATTCAAATTCGGATTAAAACATTCTCACGGCTGAAAAAAGGGTCATTGTGTTGAGAGTGAGCTCACCAGGGGAGAGGGTGAGGAAGTTGAAGGCCATGTTGGCGAGAGGAATGATGGTCAGCATGCAGTTATCACCGTTGGTCTCGATGAAATCATGACGAGTGATAGCTGTGGGGTCGATGTGGTGCTCTCTGAACGGACGTATAAAGGCCTGCAGGACAGGTGAGCAGGAACACGTGCATTAAATCCTCTCTCTCGCTATTCTGAGGTCAGACGGTTGTGTCAAGTTCGGTGGATTCCACACCTTTCCGAAGATGGGTAGATCCACGGATCCCCACGTGTCCGCTCCCCAGTGAACGAGCCCTGATGCAAAATCCGCAGTGACTATTCCTGCCACTGAAAGGAGAGATTGCTGGCGTGAGAAAATTACAAGACGTAAACACAGGCAATGCAGCACGAGGGCATTGTGTCACTTCTGCTCACCAATGCCCAGCAGGATGGACCATGCATGTCCCAAATGGAAATTGGCAAGGAGGTGAATGAAATTGAAGGCCatgagagagaagcagaggataACGCTGATCCATTCTTGACATCTTTTGCCTGAAAtgcaaagggggggggggggggaaacccACAAGCATATTCATGAAGATGATCAGAAATTATGACACTTCTGATAAGACTATCAGCTGCACCTTGCTGCAAGTCCTGACCTGACAACTCCAGTCAGCATAATCATCTACCAGAGGCTTCTTTTACAACAAGGAAGCCCCAGTGTGGCGACATAACTCTGCTCTTTGCCTGGTACGTGGCCTGAAATACCTGTCAGTGTTTTACAACTCCAGGAGGGCAACACCTAAACGAGATCTGGCACAGTTCTCACCACCACACAGACACGGCACCGCCTATTCGCTTACTGTCCGTGAACTCCAATCCCCCTTTGTGCATTCAAGCCCTCCTAGCACGAGAGGTGGATATTTTCAAACACTTGAGAGCACTAGTTTAGTTTCTGTGGCCATGCATTGCGCTCACAGTTGCAGTCTACGGGCTGACTTAGCAGCAGGGCTGTTATGAAAGGTCACAGCGGCTCCGTGGCCAAATGAGGCTTGTGAGCCTAAAGCAGAGGCAGTGGATTCCTCTAACCTCTGCCTGATGCTCGAAATGTCAAAGCTGCACGGCAAGTCAAACACAAATTCGGCCAATCTCACATGATTCCTATTGTGTAACAGCAGCATTGTCTCTCAAACAAACCCACAACTGCCGCTCATTGTTCGCTGTCCTTCCCATTGCGAGCCCTTAAAGATAATGTGGCGTCCCTGCTTGTTCGTGCActagtttgattttttttttgccgctcAGTTTGTGTCTTGGTAACTAAAGAACGCCTGTCGTTATGTCACGCCACTTACGGACACTTGAACCGGGAGAATAAGCCAGTAAGACGAGGCTGCTGAGCGGATCGACTCACCTGGCGAGTACAAATTGGCCAGTTCACGGGCACCGGCGTGCTGCGGACCCCACCGGGCTGCGCCCCGACCCGGTCCCTGAGGCTGAGGGCTCTGCGTTTCCTCCTCGCACCCGTTCTTGTTAACCATACTCGCCATTTCTCGGCTGTGGGCCCGGCCCCTTCGGTCTGTCTCTCTCCGTACTCAGCCACAGGAACCAACGGAATCATCAACTTCTCAGCCCACAGACGGCCTGGCGTTTTCAGCCAATCCAGTGCGAGTCGTTGAACTGGCCGACCAATCACAGCACAGCAGATTGTTCCACAGGGGGACGGGCAACCAATGGGAAAGCAGGGTTACTGGTGGAGGGGGGTGAGAGGGAGGGTGACTGCGTTTCCTGACCCCACCCGTGCTGCCTGGTGCCTGGTCAGCCCTCTACTGGAAGAACGCTTTACAAGCAAGCCGGAGAAGGTGTTACATTCAAATCCGTCATCCGTGTCGATCAGTGACACCAACTACTTCAGTGTTGCGGTGACTTCGGTGGTGTAAAGGTTGGAGTATTTCCAACATTTATTCCACatttatctgatttttttcatacatttataTCCACAGTGAACAGGATATTTATAACACATGAGACACATTTTGTTCTGTGATGGGACCTGTTGCTGTCAGCGGCTGTGGGGTATTACGTTTCTATCATATCGAAAGTTAATTATCATAAAAGTGAGTGTTTTGACCATATCATCACTTTTATGCATATTGGCCAGTTATTAGCCACATTATATTCTTGTGTCAAAATGTGCCAGAAGATCTTAATAACAATGGAAAGTCAAGAAtctaaaaaaaagccaaaaaaaacattgagtCGTGATCACAGAACTATCAATCGTTTTGTCACAAAAAGTCAATAAGAGActgaaaaaaagtttcaaattaACTTCCAAAGACTTATGAAAAATATAACGTGAAGTAATCCATTGTCCTCCAGTAATGCCATATTGCAGAACTGTAACCGAGGACCCAGAAGTGCAAAGTAGAGAAGGATGAAATCCCACCACCACTGAATAAGACATCAGTTTAAATGTCAGACTGGGCCAATAAGTATTTatagacagattttttttaaggttttatgGAAATGAAAGTGATTCTTAAAGTACAAGATGGCTGGCTTGTGGCTAGATCAGTAATACACACAAGGTTCCAGCAAGGTGGATCTGAGATCTGGTAGGGGCAGGTATCAGTAATAGATTAACTTTTTATGATTGAAGATGGACTTAAAATCAACCTCTATAGTGCTAATTTTTACAGTCCACATTCTTCAAGGAGTGGTACAGAAAAAGTCTTACCTTTCAAGAAGATCATGATTTTTCATGCAGGACAATAGTCCATCACCTGCATTGAAGTGCTCCATATATGGCCAGAAAAGACCTTTAAGATGACAGGAAAATGACATGGTCCCCTTACTCACCTGATTTAAACCCGATTGAGACCTTCTGGGCTCTAGTTGTTActatttttaagttttaattttatttttgaaggGGGGGCGTTAGAGATGTTTCTTTGTATATTTTCAATTTAACAGGTGAAAATAAACTAGTGAGATgggaaaatattcatttttgatTTAGTTCAAAAGCTCCAGTGTTTTCCAAACAGTTGTTTACACTAGGACTTCCAAATATGTGCATCTGGTTTTATGTCTGTCCGACCTTCGTCGTCTCCATTTAAATACCAGCAGGAAAAATAAGCCTAGattcaaagagaaaagaggTTCTTGTTGAAAACCAAGTTCAGTGACAAAAAGTTGGTGTAATGTGAAATCACACCACAAGGTGGCAGTAAGACTCAATACATGACATTGACTGTTGTGAATCAGCTGTTTAGTTTTCAGTTCTCTACATTTCAGCGtgtaaaaaaatcatttctgcCATCAGGGATCTGAGGACGAATGCTGTATTTTTCAAAGCAAATATTTGTTCATCTAATATCAAGTTTGATAAACAAAGTTAAGCTTGTTTGACATTAATTGACAATCTCAAATTTCCAAGAAGAGCTGAGTACAAGAAACTAATGATATATGTGAAACACCCAGggctgttatttatttatttattttcagctaTTGTGACCTCTTAGTGTTTTCCAGTGCCATGCTCCATGTTGGGGACAGACTGGATGGTCTGAGACACAAACCAGACTGACTGCATTTCTCACAACACCCACCCTGACCCTTACACAGTGTTGGAGTGAATGCATCAGGCTGCACGTCTTCCACACAATAACACTCTGTGACTGGTTTAAACTAGTCTGTGAACGATGTGGGGATCCAGCTGCTTTCTGGAGAGGAGGctcgggctgctgctgctgctgttgctgctgctttcatgCGCATCACTGTTGTGAGATGATTACGCACGAACtttaaaaatgataaacatGTGGCCGTCAAGTGGGATTTTTCCATTCTGGTCGGGCTAAAGAGCTGTGACTGTAGAGGGCGCGAATGGACGTGTTGTCAACTCATGCGTGTTTCTATgcgtttggttttgttttgctgtccTTAACGTGTAGTGTGGGTGAAGTGGTTGGTGTTTGGTgctattttcagtttttgtttgagtttttgTCCAGTTTCAGTTCACGATGAAGCTGTGAAAACGCCCAAAGCTgtactttcttcattttttttttctgctgctatGAACTAGTCGGGGCTGAGGGTTCCAGTTGCGCACATAAATGGGATAAAGTGGATGTTTTATTGAGTTCAAACTCAAACTGTCAGGTTATCTCAcaccagtccaggttctccggTTGGTTTGCGTCTCTCACCTGCCCTGACCGAAGCCACGCCCACCGCACTACATAAAAGCCCCTCGAGACAGGAAGACCTGTCAATCCCTCCTCGATCCATGAGCGCAGCCACTTCTCCGAAACTACTCCAGCGCGCGTGTGTGGAAGGCAGAGTGACACGGGAGGCTGTAAGTCGCCACATTTCATCACAGAGGCAGCTGAAGTCCAGAAAGAAAACCTTCCAGGGCGTCTGATCCGTGCCCTGCGCGCTCCTGCAAATCGGCGGGTGTTAAGATCCATGGAAGTGGCGGGTTTTTACGACGAGGGCAGCTTTGCTATCCACAGTAGAGACAGCATTATCAGTCCCATCGGCGGCGGCTCGTACTGGAGGCTCGGAGACTCGATGACGGAGCTGGGCATTGAGGAGCGGGAGAGAGCGATAGACTTCAGCGTGTACCTGGACTGTCCGCAGCTGCCGACGCAGACGCAGCCGCAGGGGGACGTTTTCTCTGATTTCCTCGCGGAGAACAAGAAGAGAGTCGCGGCTTTACACAACTACAAGAACTACTCGCTGCTGAACGAGCTGGAGGCGAGTCAGTGCGACAACTTGAGGGACCCCAGGGAGCCCTACGCGCTGGGGTACACCGAGCTGCAGGACTCCCGGGTGGACGGGGTGATCAACCCCGAACTCCAGAGCCGCTACagggctgccgccgccgccgccgccgccgatcaCAGAGACGACAGCCGAGAAGACGCAAAGATGGAGAACGGGTCGTCTGGGTTTGACATGAGGTCCTACCTGCACTACCAGTCCACCAGCGGCAGTCTGGGGAACATCTCCACCGCGTCCTCGACCTGCTCTAGCCCGCCCGGCACACCTGCCCCGTCAGGTAAAGGCAGGTCGCCGTCGCACGGGGGCAAAATGTCCAGCGGGAAGGCGAAGAAGCGCCTGGACAAGGACAGCGACGAGTACCGGCTGAGGCGGGAGAGGAACAACCTGGCCGTGAGGAAGAGCAGGGACAAAGCCAAAATGCGCAACTTGGAGACTCAACACAAAGTGCTGGAACTGGCTGCGGAGAACGATCGTTTACAGAAGCGCGTGGAGCAGCTGTCCAGAGAGCTGGCCACCCTGCGCAACCTGCTCTCCGCCACAGGGCAGTGTTAGAGCAGCCCCGGCCCGGGGCTGCTTGTGTAATCATTGATGGACTTTAGAGCCAGAggtgaaaataaaaggaaaaaaaaaaaccacggtACGCTTCACAGGTGAAGGCAGCGGCCGCCAGTTTACAAGGACACTTTGAATGGGACTGAAGAAGTGGGTTGCATGGATTGCGCAATCATTCCACGACTCTTCACATGTCACCTAAGCTTTATTCTcagatgtaattttttttccttttgttgtatGCAGTATTCTGTGCAGGTTTTACATACATACGAGTGAATTTCTACATTTTGTGTATAACTGGAGCAGTGGTTGTCAAGGGAAGAGTTGTGCTGCAGTGAAATGATGCAACTCTTTGTAATAGTATTGGCAATGAATGAAATAAGTCTAATTATTTAATATTGAAAGGTGAAATGCTTTAATTGTACttgatattttattgaattaaaCAGATTTATACTTTTTAAACAATTTCGGTGgtaattttctctttttttggtgCATTTGAAGCGAGCGAAAGCTCAGACAGACTGGCATAAGGGCGTCATACTCGTTTAATATTCACACTCATACTGTCTGTTTCTCATTTACAACATATTGCAGATAGGGCAttgacacaaaagaaaaaattgcAGTCTTCGAATGTACTAAATTCTAAAAAGACCTCAACACACTGAAGAAATTCATCTTTATTATGGAGATGGAGTGAATTTTCTCCTGTAAGGCGACAGACATTCAAATTGTGTCAAATCTCCATTACCATAATTTTCTTGCAGGTTTCTGCTCATGTATTCAAGAAGCAGAAACTGATTTTGAATAGTTTGATCCTCCAGCAATAAAAATACTCAAGATAATGAATATTAAATAAAGGTGGATGTGTGAAGTGTTTTTGTACCACAGATGAGATGACGCTTATACCTGCAACACCAAAGGACAAGGAAACTTTGCACATAATCGCTGGGTAACTCTTATTACAGTACCATTTTTGTCTCCTTGTTTATTCAGTGACTTAAAACGCATGTCCTCGGATCCTGAAATAAGTCCAATTTATGCTGAATCGATACTGCTGAgtgcagcaaaaagaaaagagaaaaaaaaaagacttggtcACTCTGCACACAACCCAGAAATGTTAGCTTTATCTTTAGCACACGGCTCTGTCAATAGTCTGCAGGGTCCACTGGCCCAGAGAGGGGTTCAAGGTTGCAGAGAAATTAATCAGCAACTAGCCTCCTCACGCTGCCTCGGGCCACGCTTCAACAGCCAAGACCTGGTCCAGAGTGAAATACTGTATGAGTAACCCCGAGCAAAACCTTGTTGAACCCTCAAATAGAGaaaattttgaaataaaaaaaaaagaatgggaGTGACACACTGGAGTTTCACCAGACACAGATAAGTTGACAAGCGGATTGTGGTGGACTTTACCAAGCCTTCGCTGTGTCcacagaatgaaacaaatcTATCACAAGCAAGCACACTCCCAGACAGAAAGGGATAAGAAAAGGAGCACGGGTGGGAATGTTTTCTAGCTTTTAAAGAAAACCCACCTCTGCTGGTTGTTGGCACACAATTACTCTTACTGTACTGGCAGTGTAATATCACATTATGTTCTCTAAATAAAGCATGCGaacagtgttgctgtttttatgCAGCCAGAAATGACATTTTGGATATTTCAACATATTCAGTGATGAACAGTTTGGCTTTTAAGAGTTGTGCAATATCCTCTCTTTCCAACACTAGAAGACTGCTACACCCACATCAGGCATTGTTGCTCTCTAAGTTTAAAACAATAGTAGATAGTTGTGGCTTAACTTTAGGCCTGAGTGGGTACGAGATGGTGCAAACAGCATTCA
The DNA window shown above is from Salarias fasciatus chromosome 20, fSalaFa1.1, whole genome shotgun sequence and carries:
- the peds1 gene encoding plasmanylethanolamine desaturase 1, with the translated sequence MASMVNKNGCEEETQSPQPQGPGRGAARWGPQHAGARELANLYSPGKRCQEWISVILCFSLMAFNFIHLLANFHLGHAWSILLGIVAGIVTADFASGLVHWGADTWGSVDLPIFGKAFIRPFREHHIDPTAITRHDFIETNGDNCMLTIIPLANMAFNFLTLSPAEIYHIYPLYCYLFALGIFVTLTNQIHKWSHTYFGLPRWVVFLQDCHIILPRKHHRIHHVSPHETYFCITTGWLNYPLEKLGFWRNLEDIIQGVTGEKPRADDLKWAHKVK
- the cebpb gene encoding CCAAT/enhancer-binding protein beta codes for the protein MEVAGFYDEGSFAIHSRDSIISPIGGGSYWRLGDSMTELGIEERERAIDFSVYLDCPQLPTQTQPQGDVFSDFLAENKKRVAALHNYKNYSLLNELEASQCDNLRDPREPYALGYTELQDSRVDGVINPELQSRYRAAAAAAAADHRDDSREDAKMENGSSGFDMRSYLHYQSTSGSLGNISTASSTCSSPPGTPAPSGKGRSPSHGGKMSSGKAKKRLDKDSDEYRLRRERNNLAVRKSRDKAKMRNLETQHKVLELAAENDRLQKRVEQLSRELATLRNLLSATGQC